One genomic segment of Stigmatopora argus isolate UIUO_Sarg chromosome 3, RoL_Sarg_1.0, whole genome shotgun sequence includes these proteins:
- the LOC144071811 gene encoding G-protein coupled receptor 22-like isoform X2, whose amino-acid sequence MSNVTVTDNTEPLTRTVSPAPPNPYSYPVSFQVSVTGFLMLEIVLGLSSNLTVLALYCMKSNLITSVSNMVTMNLHVVDVLVCLCCIPLTIVVVLLSLEGETALVCCFHEACVSFASVATAANVLAITLDRYDISVKPANRVLTMRRALALMAGIWVLSFVSFLVPFMEVGFFAQGHVELNQTLVDNVIHSNQYYTELGLYYHLLAQIPIFFFTAVVMLITYSKILQALNIRIGTRFHASQKKKARRKKRPSMTAMTPQQEATDASQSSGSRNPTTLGMRTSVSLIIALRRAVKRHRERRERQKRVFRMSLLIVSTFLLCWTPITVLNTVILSLGPSNLMVKLRLGFLVMAYGTTIFHPLLYAFTRQKFQKVLKSKMKKRVVSIIEADPTPNNAIIHNSWIDPKRNKKVTFEDKDAQQKCLSSEDVE is encoded by the coding sequence ATGAGCAACGTCACAGTTACCGACAACACCGAGCCCCTCACCCGCACCGTGAGCCCTGCGCCCCCCAACCCCTACAGCTATCCCGTTAGCTTCCAGGTGTCAGTTACGGGATTCCTCATGCTTGAGATCGTCCTGGGCCTGAGCTCCAATCTCACAGTGCTGGCGCTCTACTGCATGAAGTCCAACCTCATCACCTCTGTCAGCAACATGGTGACCATGAACCTCCACGTTGTGGACGTGCTGGTTTGTCTTTGCTGCATCCCCCTCACCATCGTGGTGGTCCTGCTCTCCCTGGAAGGGGAAACGGCCCTGGTGTGCTGCTTCCACGAGGCATGCGTGTCCTTCGCTAGTGTCGCCACAGCCGCCAACGTCCTTGCCATCACCCTGGACCGCTACGATATCTCAGTTAAGCCAGCCAACCGCGTGCTGACCATGCGCCGGGCCCTCGCGCTCATGGCGGGCATTTGGGTGTTATCATTCGTCAGCTTCCTGGTGCCCTTTATGGAGGTGGGATTCTTTGCGCAGGGCCACGTTGAACTCAACCAGACCCTCGTGGACAACGTTATCCACTCCAACCAATACTACACGGAACTTGGCCTCTATTACCACTTGTTGGCTCAGATTCCAATTTTCTTCTTCACCGCCGTGGTCATGCTTATTACATACTCCAAAATCTTgcaggccctgaatattcgcaTCGGTACACGCTTCCACGCCTCTCAGAAGAAGAAGGCGCGCAGGAAAAAGCGCCCATCCATGACGGCCATGACACCACAGCAAGAGGCCACGGACGCATCTCAGAGCAGCGGTAGCCGCAACCCGACCACATTGGGCATGCGGACATCTGTGTCGTTGATCATCGCCTTGCGCAGGGCTGTCAAACGCCACCGAGAACGGAGAGAGCGTCAGAAACGAGTCTTCAGGATGTCCCTCCTGATTGTATCCACTTTCTTGCTGTGCTGGACACCCATCACGGTGCTCAATACAGTCATCCTCAGCCTGGGCCCTAGCAATTTGATGGTCAAATTGAGACTGGGCTTTCTGGTCATGGCATATGGGACTACCATTTTTCACCCACTACTTTATGCCTTCACCAGGCAGAAGTTTCAGAAAGTCTTGAAGAGCAAGATGAAGAAGAGGGTGGTGTCCATCATTGAGGCCGATCCCACCCCCAACAATGCCATCATCCACAATTCCTGGATCGACCCAAAGAGGAATAAAAAGGTGACATTTGAGGACAAGGACGCTCAGCAGAAATGTCTGTCTTCGGAGGATGTGgagtaa
- the LOC144071811 gene encoding G-protein coupled receptor 22-like isoform X1 yields MHIIPCPKEEATMSNVTVTDNTEPLTRTVSPAPPNPYSYPVSFQVSVTGFLMLEIVLGLSSNLTVLALYCMKSNLITSVSNMVTMNLHVVDVLVCLCCIPLTIVVVLLSLEGETALVCCFHEACVSFASVATAANVLAITLDRYDISVKPANRVLTMRRALALMAGIWVLSFVSFLVPFMEVGFFAQGHVELNQTLVDNVIHSNQYYTELGLYYHLLAQIPIFFFTAVVMLITYSKILQALNIRIGTRFHASQKKKARRKKRPSMTAMTPQQEATDASQSSGSRNPTTLGMRTSVSLIIALRRAVKRHRERRERQKRVFRMSLLIVSTFLLCWTPITVLNTVILSLGPSNLMVKLRLGFLVMAYGTTIFHPLLYAFTRQKFQKVLKSKMKKRVVSIIEADPTPNNAIIHNSWIDPKRNKKVTFEDKDAQQKCLSSEDVE; encoded by the coding sequence ATGCATATCATCCCCTGCCCTAAGGAAGAAGCCACCATGAGCAACGTCACAGTTACCGACAACACCGAGCCCCTCACCCGCACCGTGAGCCCTGCGCCCCCCAACCCCTACAGCTATCCCGTTAGCTTCCAGGTGTCAGTTACGGGATTCCTCATGCTTGAGATCGTCCTGGGCCTGAGCTCCAATCTCACAGTGCTGGCGCTCTACTGCATGAAGTCCAACCTCATCACCTCTGTCAGCAACATGGTGACCATGAACCTCCACGTTGTGGACGTGCTGGTTTGTCTTTGCTGCATCCCCCTCACCATCGTGGTGGTCCTGCTCTCCCTGGAAGGGGAAACGGCCCTGGTGTGCTGCTTCCACGAGGCATGCGTGTCCTTCGCTAGTGTCGCCACAGCCGCCAACGTCCTTGCCATCACCCTGGACCGCTACGATATCTCAGTTAAGCCAGCCAACCGCGTGCTGACCATGCGCCGGGCCCTCGCGCTCATGGCGGGCATTTGGGTGTTATCATTCGTCAGCTTCCTGGTGCCCTTTATGGAGGTGGGATTCTTTGCGCAGGGCCACGTTGAACTCAACCAGACCCTCGTGGACAACGTTATCCACTCCAACCAATACTACACGGAACTTGGCCTCTATTACCACTTGTTGGCTCAGATTCCAATTTTCTTCTTCACCGCCGTGGTCATGCTTATTACATACTCCAAAATCTTgcaggccctgaatattcgcaTCGGTACACGCTTCCACGCCTCTCAGAAGAAGAAGGCGCGCAGGAAAAAGCGCCCATCCATGACGGCCATGACACCACAGCAAGAGGCCACGGACGCATCTCAGAGCAGCGGTAGCCGCAACCCGACCACATTGGGCATGCGGACATCTGTGTCGTTGATCATCGCCTTGCGCAGGGCTGTCAAACGCCACCGAGAACGGAGAGAGCGTCAGAAACGAGTCTTCAGGATGTCCCTCCTGATTGTATCCACTTTCTTGCTGTGCTGGACACCCATCACGGTGCTCAATACAGTCATCCTCAGCCTGGGCCCTAGCAATTTGATGGTCAAATTGAGACTGGGCTTTCTGGTCATGGCATATGGGACTACCATTTTTCACCCACTACTTTATGCCTTCACCAGGCAGAAGTTTCAGAAAGTCTTGAAGAGCAAGATGAAGAAGAGGGTGGTGTCCATCATTGAGGCCGATCCCACCCCCAACAATGCCATCATCCACAATTCCTGGATCGACCCAAAGAGGAATAAAAAGGTGACATTTGAGGACAAGGACGCTCAGCAGAAATGTCTGTCTTCGGAGGATGTGgagtaa